Proteins encoded together in one Anguilla anguilla isolate fAngAng1 chromosome 9, fAngAng1.pri, whole genome shotgun sequence window:
- the pgap2 gene encoding post-GPI attachment to proteins factor 2 isoform X2, which yields MLQGPYGLDRDKPLFRLPFTIFAVATVFLALGGLVSCILISLLYHFEESTATHCQVPNYLPSISASISQTPERYIWRVCIGLHSAPRFLVAIAYFNFYRGRFAKRWAEWLLSCLTLASALGENLGLLLLTYVSSNETYDVHKNGFIIFIACALVHMAVTCRLWQVIKKYSFSPEEQTSYLWKKWLFAFNIMSCLFAAYFYRWHNSYCDPGIYTFFAFFEYLVVLSNIGFHITAYWDFGTKEVMVATPPEDKRF from the exons ATGCTACAAGGGCCGTATGGTCTGGACCGAGACAAACCTCTGTTCAGACTGCCTTTCACGATCTTCGCTGTGGCCACCGTCTTCCTGGCGCTCGGCGGGTTGGTCTCCTGCATCCTCATCTCGTTGCTTTACCATTTCGAGGAGTCGACCGCTACCCACTGCCAG GTCCCAAACTACCTCCCCTCCATCAGCGCCTCCATCAGCCAGACGCCCGAGCGCTACATCTGGCGGGTGTGCATCGGCCTGCACTCCGCCCCGAGGTTCCTGGTGGCCATCGCCTACTTCAACTTCTACCGCGGACGCTTCGCCAAGCGCTGGGCCGAATGGCTGCTCAGCTGCCTCACCCTGGCCAGCGCCCTGGGGGAGAacctgggcctgctgctgctcacctACGTCTCCTCCAACGAGACCTACG ATGTGCACAAGAACGgcttcatcatcttcatcgcCTGCGCGCTTGTGCACATGGCCGTCACCTGCAGGCTCTGGCAGGTCATTAAGAAGTACTCATTTAGTCCTGAG GAGCAGACGTCGTACCTGTGGAAGAAATGGCTCTTCGCCTTCAACATAATGTCCTGCCTGTTTGCCGCTTACTTCTACCGGTGGCACAACAGCTACTGTGACCCAGGAA tctACACCTTCTTTGCGTTCTTTGAGTACCTTGTGGTCCTCTCTAACATCGGCTTCCACATCACGGCCTACTGGGACTTCGGAACCAAGGAGGTGATGGTGGCCACCCCCCCGGAGGACAAGCGCTTCTGA
- the pgap2 gene encoding post-GPI attachment to proteins factor 2 isoform X1 — protein MLQGPYGLDRDKPLFRLPFTIFAVATVFLALGGLVSCILISLLYHFEESTATHCQVPNYLPSISASISQTPERYIWRVCIGLHSAPRFLVAIAYFNFYRGRFAKRWAEWLLSCLTLASALGENLGLLLLTYVSSNETYGEFTLLLTYVSSNETYDVHKNGFIIFIACALVHMAVTCRLWQVIKKYSFSPEEQTSYLWKKWLFAFNIMSCLFAAYFYRWHNSYCDPGIYTFFAFFEYLVVLSNIGFHITAYWDFGTKEVMVATPPEDKRF, from the exons ATGCTACAAGGGCCGTATGGTCTGGACCGAGACAAACCTCTGTTCAGACTGCCTTTCACGATCTTCGCTGTGGCCACCGTCTTCCTGGCGCTCGGCGGGTTGGTCTCCTGCATCCTCATCTCGTTGCTTTACCATTTCGAGGAGTCGACCGCTACCCACTGCCAG GTCCCAAACTACCTCCCCTCCATCAGCGCCTCCATCAGCCAGACGCCCGAGCGCTACATCTGGCGGGTGTGCATCGGCCTGCACTCCGCCCCGAGGTTCCTGGTGGCCATCGCCTACTTCAACTTCTACCGCGGACGCTTCGCCAAGCGCTGGGCCGAATGGCTGCTCAGCTGCCTCACCCTGGCCAGCGCCCTGGGGGAGAacctgggcctgctgctgctcacctACGTCTCCTCCAACGAGACCTACGGTGAGTTTACACTACTGCTCACCTACGTCTCCTCCAACGAGACCTACG ATGTGCACAAGAACGgcttcatcatcttcatcgcCTGCGCGCTTGTGCACATGGCCGTCACCTGCAGGCTCTGGCAGGTCATTAAGAAGTACTCATTTAGTCCTGAG GAGCAGACGTCGTACCTGTGGAAGAAATGGCTCTTCGCCTTCAACATAATGTCCTGCCTGTTTGCCGCTTACTTCTACCGGTGGCACAACAGCTACTGTGACCCAGGAA tctACACCTTCTTTGCGTTCTTTGAGTACCTTGTGGTCCTCTCTAACATCGGCTTCCACATCACGGCCTACTGGGACTTCGGAACCAAGGAGGTGATGGTGGCCACCCCCCCGGAGGACAAGCGCTTCTGA